The Persephonella sp. IF05-L8 genome contains a region encoding:
- a CDS encoding HsdR family type I site-specific deoxyribonuclease — protein MSFGSERKAVQEKIIKYAQDIGWEYLSPEEALIRRNGENNIILKEIFIDQLLKLNPKIDHQHAEEIIRKLERIPANIEGNLTAWEYLKGLKQIFISDENRDINVKLLDTENISNNTFHVTDELKFISGNNTNRYDLVFYINGFPVLMTETKATHKIDGLIKALEQVKRYHNETPEAFALLQIFSITHLIHFLYSATWNFSSKDLNRWKHQGKYNFEDLIKTFFDKKNIIKLITDYILFTKKDDRLNKVVLKPHQLRAVDKVIKRAKDKKKKRGLIWHTQGSGKTYTMITAAKLILENPQFENPTVIMLVDRNELEQQLFNNLSSVGVENLRVALSKKDLQKLLIDDYRGLIVSTIHKFHLMPSGINKRKNIFIFIDEAHRTTEGDLGTYLMSALPNATIIGFTGTPRDKTKHGKGTFIIFGKDDPPYGYLDKYSILESIEDGTTLKINYALAENSLLPDKETLEKEFLNLKEIEGVSDIEILNRALQKSATLRNFLKNKDRIDKITQYIAKHFKENVEPMGYKAFIVAVDREACAIYKEALDQYLPPEYSEVIISKSHNDPPQLKKYHYTEEEEKQIRKKFKEEKNPKILIVTEKLLTGFDAPILYAMYLDKPMRDHVLLQAIARVNRPYEDENGRKKPSGLIIDFVGILDNLEKALAFDSSDIEGVLTDLEVLKGYLKDLIEEGRIKYLSILKGKTEDKAVEEVLNHFKDEEKRHNFYQFYEELKSIYEILTPDPFLRPYIQDFAIYTRIYNIVKQAYEDIDIGKRLLEKELSEKIKNIIKETKVDTVIKEELEIVQIDENTLKTILNSKSSETEKVFNLLKSIELTIKENIQKEPYLISLAERVENLAKEYQNNQKTTKEMIEELKKLSEEIIKMRKELKSLGLSLETFTVYWILKQEGATEALKVKDEIQKIFDEHKPWKTNSKENNRLKIELTKLFIKLLGKERIKEIPQIINKILNILR, from the coding sequence ATGTCCTTTGGTAGTGAAAGAAAAGCAGTTCAAGAAAAGATAATAAAATATGCTCAAGATATAGGCTGGGAGTATTTAAGCCCAGAAGAAGCCTTGATTAGAAGAAACGGAGAAAACAACATAATCCTAAAAGAAATATTTATAGACCAGCTTCTAAAACTAAACCCAAAAATAGACCACCAGCATGCAGAAGAAATAATCAGAAAATTAGAGCGTATTCCTGCAAATATTGAAGGAAACCTGACAGCATGGGAATATCTAAAAGGATTAAAGCAAATTTTTATATCAGATGAAAATAGAGATATAAATGTAAAGCTATTAGATACAGAAAATATAAGTAATAACACCTTCCATGTTACAGATGAGCTTAAATTTATAAGTGGAAATAATACAAACAGATACGATTTAGTTTTTTATATAAATGGCTTTCCAGTTTTGATGACAGAAACAAAAGCAACCCACAAGATAGATGGGCTTATTAAAGCACTTGAGCAGGTAAAAAGATACCACAATGAAACACCTGAAGCTTTCGCTCTTTTGCAAATATTTTCAATTACTCATTTGATACATTTTCTATATTCTGCGACATGGAACTTCTCATCAAAAGACTTAAATAGATGGAAACATCAAGGAAAATATAATTTTGAAGACCTGATAAAAACATTCTTTGATAAGAAAAATATTATAAAACTAATCACAGATTATATTCTTTTTACAAAAAAAGATGACAGATTAAACAAAGTAGTATTAAAACCCCATCAGCTTAGGGCTGTTGACAAAGTAATAAAAAGAGCAAAAGACAAAAAGAAAAAAAGAGGTCTTATCTGGCACACTCAAGGAAGCGGTAAAACATACACAATGATAACAGCAGCAAAATTAATTTTAGAAAATCCCCAGTTTGAAAACCCAACAGTTATAATGCTTGTTGATAGAAATGAGTTAGAACAGCAGTTGTTTAATAATCTTTCCTCTGTTGGAGTTGAAAATCTCAGGGTTGCACTCTCTAAAAAAGACCTCCAAAAACTGCTGATTGATGATTATAGAGGTTTAATAGTTTCAACAATTCATAAGTTTCATCTTATGCCCTCGGGCATAAATAAAAGAAAAAATATTTTTATTTTTATAGATGAAGCACACAGAACAACAGAAGGAGACTTGGGAACTTATCTAATGTCAGCCCTTCCAAATGCGACAATAATAGGATTTACAGGAACACCAAGAGACAAAACAAAACACGGAAAAGGAACTTTTATAATATTTGGAAAAGATGACCCACCTTATGGATATTTAGACAAATACAGTATTTTAGAGTCCATAGAAGACGGAACAACTTTAAAAATAAATTATGCCCTTGCAGAAAACTCTTTACTTCCTGATAAAGAAACTCTTGAAAAAGAGTTTTTAAACCTTAAAGAGATTGAAGGTGTTAGCGATATAGAAATTCTAAACAGGGCATTACAAAAATCAGCAACACTAAGAAATTTTCTAAAGAATAAAGATAGAATAGACAAAATAACCCAATATATAGCAAAGCATTTCAAAGAAAATGTTGAGCCTATGGGATATAAGGCATTTATAGTCGCAGTTGACAGAGAAGCATGTGCCATATATAAAGAGGCTTTAGACCAGTACCTGCCTCCTGAATACTCAGAGGTTATTATAAGTAAATCACACAACGACCCACCACAGCTGAAAAAATACCATTACACAGAGGAAGAAGAAAAACAAATAAGGAAAAAATTTAAAGAAGAAAAGAACCCAAAAATCTTGATAGTTACAGAAAAGCTTTTAACAGGATTTGATGCCCCCATTTTATACGCAATGTATCTTGACAAACCAATGAGAGACCATGTCTTGCTTCAGGCAATAGCAAGGGTAAATAGACCGTATGAAGACGAAAACGGAAGAAAAAAACCGTCAGGATTAATAATTGATTTTGTTGGGATATTAGATAACCTTGAAAAGGCTCTGGCATTTGACAGTAGTGATATAGAAGGGGTCTTAACAGATTTAGAGGTTTTAAAAGGGTATCTAAAAGACCTGATAGAAGAAGGAAGAATAAAATATTTATCAATTCTAAAAGGTAAAACAGAAGATAAAGCTGTTGAAGAAGTATTAAACCATTTTAAAGATGAGGAAAAAAGACATAACTTTTATCAGTTTTATGAAGAATTAAAATCAATATACGAAATACTCACACCAGACCCTTTTCTAAGACCATATATTCAAGATTTTGCAATTTATACGAGAATTTACAATATAGTAAAACAGGCTTACGAAGATATAGACATAGGAAAAAGATTATTAGAAAAAGAACTAAGCGAAAAGATAAAAAATATTATAAAAGAAACTAAGGTTGATACAGTAATAAAAGAAGAGCTTGAAATAGTTCAGATAGATGAGAATACCTTGAAAACAATTTTAAACAGTAAATCATCAGAAACAGAAAAAGTGTTTAATCTACTAAAAAGTATAGAGCTTACAATAAAAGAAAATATACAAAAAGAGCCATATCTTATATCTTTGGCTGAAAGAGTGGAAAATCTGGCAAAAGAGTACCAGAATAATCAAAAAACCACCAAAGAAATGATTGAAGAATTAAAAAAATTATCAGAAGAAATCATAAAAATGAGAAAAGAACTAAAATCTTTAGGATTATCCCTTGAAACATTTACAGTTTACTGGATTTTAAAACAGGAAGGAGCTACCGAAGCATTAAAAGTAAAAGATGAAATACAAAAAATATTTGATGAACACAAACCATGGAAAACAAACAGTAAAGAAAATAATAGGCTCAAAATAGAGCTTACAAAACTTTTTATAAAACTTCTGGGAAAAGAAAGAATAAAAGAAATTCCCCAAATAATAAATAAAATTTTAAACATTCTAAGGTAG
- a CDS encoding M48 family metallopeptidase codes for MISKEEFRKQVIKWADKIGVEPKEIQIRKMKNKWASCSSKGRLTFSHDLLFQPEDFRNEVIVHELLHLKYPTHNKMFKILLNIYLNQK; via the coding sequence ATGATATCAAAAGAAGAGTTTAGAAAACAGGTTATAAAATGGGCTGATAAAATAGGGGTAGAACCAAAAGAAATTCAAATTAGAAAAATGAAAAACAAATGGGCAAGCTGCTCATCAAAAGGAAGGCTTACATTTTCACATGATTTATTATTTCAACCGGAAGATTTTAGAAATGAAGTCATAGTTCACGAATTACTCCATCTAAAATATCCAACCCATAACAAGATGTTCAAAATACTGTTAAATATATATCTTAATCAGAAATAA
- the folK gene encoding 2-amino-4-hydroxy-6-hydroxymethyldihydropteridine diphosphokinase — protein sequence MEKIFLALGSNIGNRQKNINQAIEFLSKEIKDIKQAHIYKSKAVGYENQPDFLNTAISGYTDLSPEELLGFVKHIEKQIGRKKRFRWGPREIDIDILFYGNLVLEKENLIIPHPRIHERDFVLKPLCDLEPEFIHPVLKKPLKELLNNLKEKSIITYF from the coding sequence TTGGAAAAAATATTCCTTGCTTTAGGTTCAAATATCGGCAATAGACAGAAAAATATAAATCAAGCAATAGAATTTTTATCTAAAGAAATTAAAGATATAAAACAGGCACACATTTACAAATCAAAGGCTGTAGGCTATGAAAACCAACCTGACTTTTTAAATACAGCCATATCTGGATATACAGATTTATCTCCTGAAGAACTGTTAGGTTTTGTAAAACATATAGAAAAACAAATAGGCAGAAAAAAGAGATTTAGATGGGGTCCCAGAGAGATAGATATTGACATACTGTTTTATGGAAATCTTGTTTTAGAAAAAGAAAACCTGATTATCCCTCATCCCCGTATTCATGAAAGGGATTTTGTCCTGAAACCCCTTTGCGACTTAGAACCTGAATTTATACATCCTGTTTTAAAGAAACCCCTAAAAGAACTTCTCAATAACCTGAAAGAGAAGTCAATCATTACTTATTTCTGA
- a CDS encoding L,D-transpeptidase — MIKSLVMYFILAVLLLIQTAFTDDFDALLNDALTQAEQESLDRDYVIALRSFNDGLYQMAIHHGIKALKNISSDIHKKEDLVYMLTIAYAKTKQKKRLLNIFDRYINSRFSTDTKMRIFVVVNNYFIDKGSYKVSRYLKKKAAKLLKIQKPVYDITTPEYQRFDPGINIFKLQDDNLIGWNELYISKENTTLIEIAKKLDLGYDELRIANPHIDPFDVQKGMAVFIPRRRLLPEQNFEFGTIYINLSEKRLYYPLIIDGDAYVITFPVGIGVDDKKSPVGEFKITQKKEHPEWVVPKSIREENPDLPPVVPPGPNNPLGVRAMRLGHTDYLLHGTSKKFGIGMKVSHGCIRMYNSDVIRLFDIVPKGTKVVITEKNYKIYKNNNVYVEIFDINNDDKDQILRILREKGAIISAHLIEFYGKEKRGYAIPLLP; from the coding sequence ATGATAAAATCTTTAGTTATGTATTTTATTTTAGCAGTTTTATTACTTATACAGACGGCTTTCACAGATGATTTTGATGCTCTTCTGAATGATGCACTTACACAGGCTGAGCAGGAGAGCTTGGACAGGGATTATGTTATTGCCTTAAGGTCTTTTAATGATGGATTATATCAGATGGCTATACACCACGGTATTAAAGCTTTAAAAAATATCAGTTCAGACATCCATAAGAAAGAAGACCTTGTTTATATGCTTACAATTGCCTATGCAAAGACAAAGCAGAAAAAGAGATTGCTTAATATATTTGACAGATATATAAACTCTCGGTTTTCCACAGATACAAAAATGAGGATTTTTGTTGTAGTAAATAACTACTTTATAGATAAAGGTTCATATAAAGTTAGCCGGTATTTAAAGAAAAAAGCAGCAAAGCTACTTAAGATACAAAAACCTGTTTACGATATTACCACTCCAGAGTATCAGAGATTTGACCCTGGAATTAATATTTTCAAATTACAGGATGATAATCTTATAGGATGGAATGAGCTTTACATTTCAAAGGAAAATACAACACTTATAGAAATTGCTAAAAAACTTGACCTTGGATATGATGAACTAAGAATTGCCAATCCTCATATTGACCCCTTTGATGTTCAAAAGGGAATGGCAGTTTTTATCCCAAGAAGGAGACTGCTACCTGAACAAAATTTTGAATTTGGAACAATTTATATAAATCTTTCAGAAAAAAGGCTTTATTATCCTCTCATAATAGATGGTGATGCTTATGTTATAACATTTCCTGTTGGAATTGGAGTTGATGATAAAAAATCTCCTGTTGGGGAATTCAAAATCACTCAGAAAAAAGAACATCCAGAATGGGTTGTTCCAAAATCTATTAGAGAAGAAAATCCTGATTTACCTCCTGTGGTTCCTCCAGGACCCAATAATCCTCTTGGTGTAAGGGCTATGAGATTGGGTCATACAGATTACTTGCTCCATGGAACAAGTAAAAAGTTTGGTATAGGAATGAAGGTAAGTCATGGATGTATAAGAATGTATAATAGCGATGTAATAAGGCTATTTGATATTGTTCCAAAAGGAACAAAAGTTGTTATAACTGAAAAAAATTACAAAATTTATAAAAATAACAATGTTTATGTTGAAATATTTGATATAAACAATGACGACAAAGACCAGATATTGAGAATATTAAGAGAAAAAGGTGCTATTATATCAGCCCACCTTATAGAATTTTATGGAAAAGAAAAAAGGGGATATGCAATCCCCCTTTTACCTTGA
- a CDS encoding HAD-IIIA family hydrolase, whose translation MVPHFYFGEKMENLRDKALKIKWFILDVDGVLTDGKIIYDTQGKELKQFNVKDGLGINLLHRAGIKTAIITSRNSSIVEKRASELGITEVIQNAKNKLEAYIYLKEKFNITDEEILYVGDDLVDIPILKRVGFPVCVKDAVNELKDLVVYVTRKKGGEGAVREIAELILKLQGKYEEVIKDYYR comes from the coding sequence ATGGTACCTCATTTTTATTTCGGAGAAAAAATGGAAAATCTTAGAGATAAAGCACTAAAAATAAAATGGTTTATTTTAGACGTTGATGGTGTTTTGACAGATGGCAAGATAATATACGATACTCAAGGAAAGGAATTAAAGCAATTTAATGTAAAAGATGGTCTTGGAATAAATCTTCTCCATAGGGCTGGTATTAAAACTGCAATTATAACCAGTCGTAATTCATCAATAGTAGAAAAAAGAGCCTCAGAACTGGGAATAACAGAGGTTATCCAGAATGCAAAAAATAAGCTGGAGGCATACATATATCTAAAAGAAAAATTTAATATTACAGATGAAGAAATTCTTTATGTTGGGGATGATTTAGTTGATATTCCTATTTTAAAAAGGGTAGGTTTTCCTGTCTGCGTAAAAGATGCAGTAAATGAGCTTAAGGATTTGGTTGTTTATGTAACCAGAAAAAAAGGCGGAGAGGGAGCTGTAAGAGAAATAGCAGAGCTGATTTTAAAATTACAGGGAAAATATGAAGAGGTAATAAAGGATTATTACAGGTAA
- a CDS encoding methyltransferase domain-containing protein has protein sequence MEKDREKWNKKYETEEYPWEKPSEIVEKFYTLAKNKGKVLDLACGLGRNSIFLAKKGFKVDAVDISDVALQKLKEKEPQVNTINADLDTYNIPENTYDLIININYLNRRLVPQIKEGLKKDGLIIFETFTLSEDKDIMQPKNKDYLLRPNELLRLFSDLYIIFYQERKITKPNGEKAFVSSLVAVKKCLL, from the coding sequence ATGGAAAAAGATAGAGAAAAATGGAATAAAAAATATGAAACTGAAGAATATCCGTGGGAAAAACCCTCTGAAATAGTGGAAAAGTTTTATACTCTTGCTAAAAATAAAGGAAAAGTCCTTGATTTAGCCTGTGGATTAGGAAGAAATTCCATTTTCCTTGCTAAAAAAGGTTTTAAAGTAGATGCAGTTGATATATCTGATGTGGCTTTACAAAAACTAAAAGAAAAAGAACCACAAGTAAATACTATAAATGCTGACCTTGATACATATAATATTCCTGAAAATACCTATGACCTTATTATAAATATTAATTATTTAAACAGAAGACTTGTTCCACAGATAAAAGAAGGTTTAAAAAAAGATGGTCTTATAATTTTTGAAACATTTACTTTATCTGAAGATAAGGACATTATGCAGCCTAAAAACAAAGATTATCTTCTTAGACCTAATGAGCTTTTAAGACTTTTTTCTGACCTTTATATAATTTTTTATCAGGAAAGGAAAATTACCAAACCAAACGGTGAAAAAGCTTTTGTATCTTCCCTTGTTGCAGTCAAAAAATGCCTTTTATGA
- the alaS gene encoding alanine--tRNA ligase: MRPLSANEIRESFLKYFEEKGHTRVKSASIIPETDPTLLFVNAGMVPFKNVFLGLEKRPYKRATSCQKVFRVSGKHNDLDNVGYTPRHHTFFEMLGNFSFGDYFKKEAIEFAWEYLTKVLQIPEERLQVSVFEEDNEAYEIWNKVIGLPEEKIHRLGVEDNFWSMGETGPCGPSSEIYFDKGEEYGNPQLGAPDDNRYLEIWNLVFMQYNRDETGKLTPLPHPNIDTGMGLERIASVLQGVSSNYETDLFMPIIRFAEDISGKEYKPDQPQSSETVAMRVIADHLRAITFLISDGVFPANEGRGYVLRRILRRALRYGKELGIERPFLFEGIDVVIDIFKEPYPELIGNRGFIKGLVKAEEERFIKTLRRGMDILYEIIEKAKKEGRHHITGKEVFMLYDTYGFPVDLVEDIARDNNFGVDIGEYYKLLEGQRERARASWKSQAKEVKKVYLDAKNSLPENQFVGYEKLEVEDAKILEVIKDENFVDILHEGETGEVILDITPFYPEKGGQVGDKGVLEGNGFLFEVLDTQTPVEGIIVHKGKVLYGNLKKGETVHAKVDKEKRQDTMRHHTATHLLHAALRNILGDHVKQAGSLVHPDYLRFDFTHFEALSDEEIKRIEELVNEEIMKNEPVICKEMPIDEALKAGAIAIFEEKYGDIVRVISAGISTELCGGTHVSRTGDIGYFKIISESAVASGTRRIEAVAGRKAVEKAIKEHFLIKDIMKSLTAKEDQIIDRIESLKLKVKELERELENIKKKSIVDRITEILTVIDKGEYKAAYGKVENLAPNELRDLADVARAKLGKSVVLLASIDKEKEKVNLIAAVSKELTDKIKAGEIIRQVAPIVGGKGGGRPDMAQGGGTEINKIDEAFKKFEEIV; encoded by the coding sequence TTGAGACCTTTAAGTGCAAATGAGATTAGGGAAAGCTTTTTAAAATATTTTGAAGAAAAAGGGCATACAAGGGTAAAATCTGCCTCCATTATACCTGAAACTGACCCTACCCTTCTGTTTGTGAATGCAGGGATGGTGCCTTTTAAAAATGTTTTTCTGGGTCTTGAAAAAAGACCATACAAAAGGGCTACATCCTGCCAGAAAGTTTTCAGGGTATCAGGGAAGCATAATGACCTTGATAATGTAGGTTATACCCCAAGACACCATACATTCTTTGAGATGCTGGGGAATTTCTCTTTTGGGGATTATTTTAAAAAAGAGGCAATAGAATTTGCATGGGAGTATCTTACAAAAGTCCTCCAGATACCAGAAGAGAGACTGCAAGTTTCTGTTTTTGAAGAAGATAATGAAGCTTATGAAATATGGAACAAAGTTATAGGCCTTCCAGAAGAAAAAATACACAGATTAGGAGTAGAAGATAACTTTTGGTCAATGGGAGAAACAGGTCCCTGTGGTCCTTCCTCGGAGATTTATTTTGATAAAGGGGAAGAATACGGAAATCCGCAGCTTGGAGCACCAGACGATAACAGATACCTTGAAATATGGAACCTTGTTTTTATGCAGTATAACAGGGACGAAACAGGAAAACTAACACCTCTTCCACACCCTAATATAGACACAGGAATGGGTCTTGAAAGGATAGCCTCTGTCCTGCAGGGTGTCTCCTCAAACTATGAAACAGACCTGTTTATGCCAATTATAAGATTTGCTGAAGATATAAGCGGGAAAGAGTACAAACCAGACCAGCCCCAATCCTCTGAAACTGTTGCAATGAGAGTTATTGCAGACCACCTGAGAGCTATAACATTCCTTATATCAGACGGGGTTTTCCCTGCAAATGAAGGAAGAGGATATGTCCTAAGAAGAATTCTCAGAAGGGCTTTAAGGTACGGAAAAGAACTTGGAATAGAAAGACCTTTCCTTTTTGAAGGAATAGATGTTGTTATAGATATATTCAAAGAACCTTACCCAGAGCTAATAGGAAACAGAGGATTTATAAAAGGTCTTGTAAAGGCAGAAGAGGAAAGATTTATAAAAACCCTCAGAAGAGGAATGGATATTCTGTATGAAATCATAGAAAAAGCCAAAAAAGAAGGCAGACACCACATAACAGGAAAAGAAGTATTTATGCTTTATGACACCTACGGATTTCCGGTTGACCTTGTTGAAGATATAGCAAGAGATAACAACTTTGGAGTTGATATAGGAGAGTATTACAAGCTTCTTGAAGGGCAGAGAGAAAGGGCAAGGGCTTCATGGAAGTCTCAGGCAAAAGAGGTTAAAAAAGTTTACCTTGATGCTAAGAACAGCCTCCCAGAAAACCAGTTTGTAGGATACGAGAAGCTTGAAGTAGAAGACGCAAAAATACTTGAAGTTATAAAAGATGAAAATTTTGTAGATATCCTCCACGAAGGAGAAACAGGAGAGGTTATCCTTGATATAACACCTTTCTATCCAGAAAAAGGTGGACAGGTTGGAGATAAAGGGGTTTTAGAAGGAAATGGATTTTTATTTGAGGTGTTAGATACCCAGACCCCAGTTGAAGGAATAATCGTCCACAAAGGAAAAGTCCTGTATGGAAACCTGAAAAAAGGCGAAACTGTTCACGCAAAGGTTGACAAGGAAAAAAGACAAGACACAATGAGACACCATACAGCAACACACCTGCTCCATGCAGCACTAAGAAATATCCTTGGCGACCATGTAAAACAGGCAGGTTCGCTGGTTCACCCTGATTATTTAAGATTTGATTTCACACATTTTGAGGCTTTATCAGATGAAGAGATTAAAAGAATTGAAGAGCTTGTAAATGAAGAGATTATGAAAAATGAGCCTGTTATATGCAAGGAAATGCCTATAGATGAAGCCCTAAAAGCTGGAGCTATAGCAATTTTTGAGGAAAAATATGGAGATATTGTCCGTGTTATATCAGCAGGAATATCAACAGAGCTTTGCGGCGGAACCCATGTATCAAGAACCGGAGACATAGGATACTTCAAAATCATATCTGAAAGTGCAGTAGCTTCAGGAACAAGGAGAATAGAAGCTGTAGCAGGTAGAAAAGCTGTAGAAAAAGCTATAAAAGAGCATTTCCTGATAAAAGATATAATGAAGTCTCTTACAGCCAAAGAAGACCAGATTATAGACAGGATAGAAAGTCTGAAACTGAAGGTAAAAGAGCTTGAAAGAGAGCTTGAAAATATAAAGAAAAAATCTATTGTAGACAGAATAACAGAGATACTGACAGTTATTGATAAAGGGGAATATAAAGCAGCTTACGGAAAGGTTGAAAATCTTGCACCAAACGAGCTTAGGGATTTAGCCGATGTGGCAAGGGCAAAACTTGGGAAGTCTGTCGTCCTGCTGGCATCAATAGACAAAGAAAAAGAAAAAGTAAACCTTATAGCCGCAGTTTCAAAAGAACTTACAGACAAAATAAAAGCAGGAGAAATAATAAGACAAGTTGCTCCAATAGTTGGTGGAAAAGGTGGCGGAAGACCTGATATGGCACAGGGCGGCGGAACAGAGATTAATAAAATAGATGAGGCCTTTAAAAAGTTTGAAGAAATTGTTTAA
- a CDS encoding radical SAM protein, which translates to MKVETVIEDQLNKLLEVKTDDQFTVEAVYYRGDTLCVSSQLGCPVRCSFCASGMNGLIRNLSADEIILQYELAVEDGLDIKNIAFAGIGEPLLNWENVKKAFWYFKEKGLKCSFYTTGFPVKHLKELLELPHNGVNISFHSVDTQKRKQIIPYGEPLEKIIPVLKEHLSKLSNRKRKMYNIAYLLISGVNNSVEELEKLSQIAKELGIGISLLKYNEIEGIPYKTTSDEEYEKAFLFLKNKGIRVTLSNKYRTRKIGGCGTLMINRLEKSNSLK; encoded by the coding sequence ATGAAGGTAGAAACTGTAATAGAAGACCAGCTTAATAAATTACTGGAAGTAAAGACTGACGACCAGTTTACAGTGGAAGCTGTTTATTATAGAGGAGATACCTTGTGTGTATCCTCCCAGCTTGGTTGTCCAGTCAGATGTTCCTTCTGTGCTTCTGGGATGAATGGATTAATCAGAAATCTATCTGCAGATGAAATAATTTTGCAGTATGAACTGGCAGTAGAAGATGGACTTGATATTAAAAATATTGCCTTTGCAGGTATCGGAGAACCCCTTCTTAACTGGGAAAATGTCAAAAAGGCATTCTGGTATTTTAAAGAAAAAGGGCTGAAATGCTCTTTTTATACTACTGGCTTTCCTGTTAAGCATCTTAAAGAACTACTTGAACTTCCCCATAATGGAGTAAATATATCCTTTCATAGCGTTGATACCCAGAAAAGAAAACAGATAATTCCTTATGGAGAACCATTGGAAAAAATAATTCCTGTTTTAAAAGAACATCTATCAAAACTATCAAACAGAAAAAGAAAGATGTATAACATAGCATATTTGTTAATTAGTGGAGTAAACAATTCTGTAGAAGAATTGGAAAAACTATCCCAGATAGCAAAAGAGTTGGGTATAGGAATATCCCTGCTTAAATACAATGAGATAGAAGGTATTCCATATAAAACTACCTCTGATGAAGAGTATGAAAAAGCTTTTCTATTTCTGAAAAACAAAGGTATAAGGGTGACTTTATCAAATAAATACAGAACAAGGAAAATAGGTGGTTGCGGCACTCTTATGATAAATAGACTTGAAAAATCAAACTCTTTAAAATAG
- a CDS encoding SAM-dependent chlorinase/fluorinase: MDKLIALLTDFGFKDGFVGTVKGVIKSINPKADIIDISHEISSFDILEASIILNASYKYFPKKTIFVCVVDPGVGTERKPILVETEKYYFIAPDNGLLTLPLKNEKIKKIIHLTNEKYFLSRDTETFHGRDIFAPVAAYLSKGIPVEEFGQEIKNINQIDFPWPQKRDNQIIGQIIKFDKFGNAITNLEYIPESFKEIRLKNHIITKICQNFQEGEKNKPNLIKGSFGFYEIFIPEGNAKEILKLNKGDTIEIFV, encoded by the coding sequence ATGGATAAACTGATAGCCCTTTTAACAGATTTTGGCTTTAAAGATGGTTTTGTTGGCACTGTTAAAGGGGTTATCAAATCCATTAATCCCAAAGCAGATATTATAGACATATCCCATGAAATATCTTCATTTGATATTCTGGAAGCATCAATAATTCTGAATGCTTCTTATAAATATTTTCCTAAAAAAACAATATTCGTTTGTGTTGTTGACCCTGGAGTAGGAACAGAAAGGAAACCTATTCTTGTGGAAACTGAAAAATATTATTTTATAGCTCCTGATAATGGACTTCTGACATTGCCATTAAAAAATGAAAAGATAAAAAAAATAATTCACTTAACAAATGAAAAATACTTTTTAAGTAGAGATACAGAAACATTTCACGGTAGAGATATTTTTGCACCTGTGGCAGCTTATCTTTCTAAAGGAATACCTGTAGAGGAATTTGGACAGGAAATCAAAAATATAAATCAGATAGATTTTCCATGGCCACAAAAAAGAGACAACCAAATAATAGGTCAAATAATTAAGTTTGATAAATTTGGGAATGCCATCACAAATTTAGAGTATATTCCTGAAAGTTTTAAGGAAATTAGACTAAAAAACCACATAATCACAAAAATATGCCAAAACTTTCAAGAAGGAGAAAAAAATAAACCAAACTTAATAAAAGGAAGTTTTGGTTTTTATGAAATATTTATTCCAGAAGGTAATGCAAAGGAAATACTAAAACTAAACAAAGGAGATACTATAGAAATATTTGTATAA
- a CDS encoding OmpH family outer membrane protein — MLKVFYSLLVGLFIFSVSLAAEKIVVIDVQEVVTNSKTGKAAQSEIEKVAKKLQMEIENKQKAGASQANIQEFIQQKQQELLKKRQEVAQQFMKRLQEAIKEYALKNGYTLVLDKGSTIYTKPELDKTQDFIKFFDKKYGK, encoded by the coding sequence ATGTTAAAAGTTTTTTATTCTCTTTTAGTAGGTTTATTTATTTTCTCTGTATCTCTGGCAGCAGAAAAAATAGTTGTTATTGATGTCCAGGAAGTAGTAACCAATTCAAAAACCGGAAAAGCTGCACAGTCAGAAATTGAAAAAGTAGCCAAGAAACTGCAGATGGAAATAGAAAACAAACAAAAAGCTGGAGCTTCCCAGGCTAACATACAGGAATTTATTCAACAAAAACAACAAGAGCTACTAAAGAAAAGACAGGAAGTTGCTCAGCAGTTTATGAAAAGACTTCAGGAAGCAATTAAGGAATATGCCTTGAAAAATGGATACACGCTGGTACTGGATAAAGGTTCTACAATCTATACAAAACCTGAACTGGATAAAACACAGGATTTTATAAAGTTTTTTGATAAAAAATACGGTAAATAA